GGCCGACCGCAAGAGCTCGCGCTTGCACGCCTCTTTGCCTTCGAGCGCGTCGGCCGAGTAGCGCACGGGCAGGTGCGGGTCGGTCTCGGGGCTCCACTCGCCCTCGTCGATGCCGTTCAGGATGCCGAAGAGCACGTCTTTGCGGTCGCGCAGGAACGGATCGAGCCCGACGCCGTGCTCGGGCGTCTGGATCTCGCGCGCGTAGCTCGGGCTCACCGTGGTGATCGCGTTCGCGTACTGGATGCCCGTGAGCAAGAAGTTCACGTGGCCGTCGCGGAGCCTGTCTTGGTGCAGGTGGTGCGTCACCGCGCCGAGCCCGAGCTCGCCCACCGTTCCCGCGCCGAACGTGCCCTGGTGGCCGATGTTGTGAATGGTGAGGACGCTCTTCGAGGCCGAAAAGAGCCTGTCCCAGGCGTACGACGTCTTCGTGAGGAGAGGAAGGAGCGCGGTCTGCCAGTCGTTCGCGTGCACCACGTCCGGCGAGAACCCGAGGCGCTGCGCGATCACGAGGGCCGCGTGCGACAAGAGGCCGAAGCGGAGGTGCTCGTCGGCGTCCTGCGTGTAGATCGACGCGCGGCCGAAGAACCTCGGGCACCGCACGAAATACACCGGAACGTCCGTTCCGGGGAGTGCACAGGTGAGCACCGAGAAGGGGACCTCGGCACCGGCGAGCCGCACCTTGGCCTCGCGGACGACGAGCTCGAGCTCCTTCGCCTTCTCGAGCACGCGCGGGTAGAGCGGCATCACCACGCGGACGTCGTGGCCACGGCCGCGGAGCGCGCGGGGGAGAGCGGCAGAGACGTCGCCCAAGCCGCCCGACTTGGCGAACGGCGCGACCTCGGAGGCGACGAAGAGGACCTTCACGGCGCCCCCTATACACACTCTTCGGGAAGAACGGCACCACCACCGTTCCAATAGAATGCTGTAAGGTGGGATCGAGTGGACATCGTCTTCCTGGAGCCCTGCTTCCCCCTGAACCAACGAGAGTTCGTCCGCGCCCTCCACGCGGTCGGAGCTCGTGTCATCGGCATCGGCGAGCGCCCGAAGTCTTCGCTCGACGGCGAGCTACGGCACTGGCTCTCGCACTACGAGCAGGTCGGCAACATCACCTCCGAGGCCGAGGTCGAGCGCGCCGTCCGCTTCGTGCAGTCGAAGGTGAAGGTCGCGAGGCTCGAGGCCGTCGTCGAAGCGCACGTGATGACCGCGGCGAAGGTCCGCGAGAAGTGCGGCATCCCCGGCACGAGCGCCCGCACCACGTTCCTCTGCCGCGACAAGCCCTCCATGAAGGAGGTGCTCACGCGCGCGGGCGTCCCTTGTGCGCAATCCCTCGGGTCGGGTGACCCGGCCGAAATTCGCGATTTCGTTCGTAAAATCGGCACCCCGGTCGTCTTGAAACCGCGCGACGGCGCGGGCGCGTCGGGCACGGTCAAGGTCGAGCGCCTCGAGGACCTCGACGCGGCGATGGCTCAGGTGGGCGTGGGCGCCGGCGCCAACGTGGCGGTCGAGGAGTTCATCGAGGGCCACGAGGCCTTCTACGACACGCTCACGATCGACGGGCGCGTCGTGCACGACTTCGCCTGCCACTACTACCCGAACGTGCTGCACGCGATGCGCACGCGGTGGATCTCGCCGCAGTTCGTCGCCACGAACCGCCTCGACTCGGCCGCCTCGTACGCCGAGGTGAAGGCCATGGGCCAGAAGGTCATCACCGCGCTCGGCATCGAGACGTCGGCCACCCACATGGAGTGGTTCTTCGGCCCGAAGGGGCTGAAATTCAGCGAGATCGGCTGCCGACCTCCGGGCGTGCGCGCGTGGGATCTCTACGCCGCCAGCAACGACATCGACATCTACCGCGAGTGGGCCATGTGCATCGTGCACGGAAAACCCTCGCAGCGCCTCTCGCGTCGCCGCGCGGCCGGCATCATCGCGCTCCGCCCCGATCGTGACGGCGTCATCCGCGGCTACGAGGGCCTCGACGAGGTCAAGCGCGCGCTCGCGGGCCACTTCCTCGACATGCACCTGCCGCCCGAGGGCACGCCCACCCAGCCCGTCGAGGCGGGTTACATGGCCAACGCGTGGGTGCGTCTCGTGGCCGAAGACTACGACGAGCTCCGGGGGATGCTCGACTACGTGGGCAGGACGCTGAAGGTTCGCGGAGGTTGACGTTTGCGTAGAAGCACACGGATGAAGGTCGCGCCGGAGGTCCCCGCCCGGCGCGAGACCGACCCGAAGCCCGAGAAGAGCCGCGCAGCCCCGAAAGCCATCGTGCTGCTCGGCGCCCAACGCTTCGACCCGACGCTCGGCGAGGCCATGGAAGCCCATGGAATCAAAGGCAAAATCGCCACGATCACCGCGGGCTGGCAAGAGCGCGAGGACGACGACGAGGACCTCCGCGAGCACTGCCAGGGCCGCGCGACGAACCTGAAGCTCCACGCCCGCGCCGAGGCCATCTTCACCGGGGACCCGGTCTTCAACGACGGTCACCGCGAGCGGCAGTCGCGCCTCCGCCACCGCCAAGATTTCTACCGTATCCGCCTCGAGCACGCCCTCGAGGCCGAGCGCGTCGTCAAGAGCCGGAAGGCGCCGCCGCACATCCTCGACGACGAGACCACCGCGTCGATCCTCGACATTCGCGACCTCGACGCCATGCACCTCGAGCGCTGCGTGCGCGATCACAAGGCGTGGGAGGATCGCTGGCAGCCGCGCGAGAGGCCGGCCGTCGCGCGGCAACGCGCCGAGATCGCGTCCATCCTCGACGACTGCGAGGCGGTCTGCATCGCGGGCGGGCACGTGGCCTCGCTCTTGAACCGCCTCACGCTCTTCGGCATCGCCGATCTGCTCGCCGGCAAGGTGGTGCTCGCGTGGTGCGCGGGCGCGATGGCCCTCGCCGAGCGTGTGGTCATCTTTCACGACTCGCCGCCCCAAGGGCCCGGCGCGGCCGAAGTGCTCGACGTGGGCCTCGGCGTGGCCAAGGGCGTCGTGGTGCTGCCTCAGCCCGAGATGCGCCTCCGGCTCGACGACACGCGGAGGGTCGAGCTCATGGCCCGAAGGTTCGCGCCGGCCACGTCGGTCGCACTCCCGGCGCGCTCGTGGGTCACCTGGGATCGAGGTTTCGCGAGCTGCGTGCACGGCGCCATCGAGCTCCGCGTCGACGGCACGTACGGCCCTCTCCCCGAGAAGACGGAGGCCGCGTCGTGAGCCACTCTGCGATCCGAACCCTCCTCGAGGGCCACGTCGACGGCAAGAAGGTCGACGAGTTCCTCGCGAAGCACACGTTCCCGCTCGTCGAGGGCCGGAGCGCCACCGTCGTGTGGCGCGGCGAGGCCGAGGGCGTGAGCCTCCGGCACTGGATCTTCGGCCTCGAGTCGTCGAACGCGCTCGCCCGGGTGCCGAACACCGACCTCTGGCACCTCACCTTGGAGCTGCCGCCCCGGTCGCGTGTAGAATACAAGCTCGAGATCCACCACCGCGGCGGAAGCCAGTGGATCGAGGATCCGCGCAACCCGAACCGCGCCAAAGACCCGTTCGGCGCGAACTCGGTGATGCAGGGCGAGGGCTACGAGACCCCGGCGTTCATCACCCCCGACCCCGACGCGCGCCCCGGCCACCTCGAGCCCTTCAAGTTCAAGAGCCGCGCCCTCGGCGGCTTCCGTTCCGGGCACATTTACCTGCCGGCGCGCTTCCGCAAGTCGCGGAGGTACCCGCTCCTCGTGGTGCACGACGGCAGCGACTACCTGAACTACACGGGGATGAAGGCCATCCTCGACAACCTCATCCACAACCTCGAGATCCCCGACGTCATCGTCGCCTTCACGGACTCGCCCGATCGCCTGCGCGAGTACGCGAACGACGAGACCCACGCGAAGTTCGTGACCGAGGAGCTCCTGACCGACCTCACCCGCAGGCTCCCTCTGCTCGACAAACCCCAGGCGCGCTGCCTCATGGGCGCGAGCTTCGGCGCGGTGGCGGCCTTCTCGACGGCGTACCGCTACCCCGACGTGTGGGGGCGCCTGCTCCTCCAGTCGGGTTCGTTCGCGTTCACCGACATCGGCAAACAGAACCGGCGAGGTCCCCTCTTCGACAAGGTCGTCGAGTTCATGAACACCTACCGCGAGACGCCGACCGCAGTGTCGGAGCGGGTGTTCGTGAGCTGCGGCGTGTACGAGTCGCTCATCTACGAGAACCGCTCGCTCGTCCCCATGCTCGACGCGACGGGGATGCAGGTGAAGTTCGTCGAGTCGAGGGACGGCCACAACTGGGAAAATTGGCGTGATCGCCTGCGCGAGGGCCTGAGCTGGCTCTTCCCCGGGCCGCTCATGTTCATCTACGAATAAGGCACGAAGGGCACGGAGAGGGCAAAAGGCACCATCATGGCGGAGATCACGAGGAACATCGGCCTATCGCTCGGCGCGGACATCTGTTGGCCGCTCTGCTTCGAGGCCATCATGAAAGACCTCGACCTCAAGGTGCCCACGGCCGACGGCGACACGCTGCGCTTCGCCGTGGAGCGCGTGACGATCGAGCCCTTCGATCTGCGCCAGTCGTGCAAATACGACCTCGTCGTCGACCGGCTCACGCACTGGTACCACACGAGCCGAGAGTGGATAAAAAAGTCCATTCTCATGAACGATCTCTACGTGTTCAACAACCCGTGGAGCGTCCAAGCCAACGAGAAGCACACCTCGTACTGCGCCATGATGCGCCTCGGGATGCCCATCCCCGAGACGTGGATGCTGCCGCCGAAGAGCTACGAGCCGGGTAACCCCGACCTCCGCCCCACCCTCACCAAGTACGCGAAGCTCTTCGATCTTCGGAAGCTCGGCACGAAGCTCGAGTATCCCCTCTTCATGAAGCCGTACGACGGCGGCGGCTGGCGCGCGGTCACCAAGGTCGACGACGAGAAGGCCCTGCTCGCGGCCTACGAAGAGAGCGGCAAGTCCGTCATGCACCTCCAGGCCGGCGTCAACGGCTTCGACCGCTTCGTCCGGTGCATCGGCTTCGGCCCGCAGACCCACTGCGTGCTCTACGATCCGGCGGCGCCCCTCCACGACCGCTACACCATGGCGAAGGACTTCATGTCCCAGGCCGAGGACGATCACCTCCGCAAGATCACGCTCACCATCAACGCGTTCTTCGGATGGGAGTTCAACTCGTGCGAGTCTCTCCGGAAGAACGGAGTTTGGCACCCGATCGATTTTGCCAATCCCTGCCCCGACTCGCAGGTCACCTCGCTGCACTACCACTTCCCGTGGCTCGTGAAGGCATACGTGCGCTGGAGCGTGTATTGCGCGGCCACGAAGCGGAAGATGCGCATGAACCCCGACTGGGCCTCGTTCTACGCCATCGCCGATCGTGACCTCCCCTTCGAGGAGAAGCTCGACCTCTACGAGAAGCTCGCGCTCGCGCAGATGGAGGGCGACCGCTTCGAGGAGTTCTGCGCGAAGCACCTCTCGCACCTCGACGAGGTGGCGTGGGAGTTCTTCGGGACGCCGGCCGCCAAGGACGCCGTGCGCCAAAAGGTGACGGCGCTCTTCCCGGTCCACGAGATCGAGCGTTTCACCGAGCTCTTCTTCGGGCGCATCCAGGCGTGGCGCAACGACCAGCGCCCGGCCTTGCTCGCACGCTAGAAGAAGAGTCTGGGCCCGAAACGGCCGCGGTCCTCGTTCGAGGGTCGTGGCCGTCGACGCGATCGGCGCCGCGCGCGAAACGAGCCCGAAACGCGCGCGCACGGTGACCTACCTTCTCCTACGTGAGGAGAACGTCGCCGTGCGTTGAATGCACCTTGGCAAGCGCGCATGCCGCCCGGTAAAATAAGGTACTTTGACGACGTACGAAACGTCCCGCTGGCACTCTGCAAGGCTCGGCTGCGAAGCCACACTCTCACGCTGGGGTCACTCGGGGCAGCCCGTGCTGGTGTTCCCCACCGCCGGCGGCGACGCCGAGGAGATCGAGCGCTTCTTGATGATCAAGGCGCTCGCCCCGCTGCTCGACGCCGGGCGCATCAAGATCTACTCGTGCGACAGCGTCGGCGGTAAGGCCTGGTTCGACAAGGACAAGAGCCCCGAGCACCGCATGTGGATGCAGCACCAGTACCACCAGTACGTGCGGCACGAGGTCGTCCCCGCCATCCGGAAAGACTGCAAATCGCCCGACATCGGCGTGTGGTCGGCCGGCTCTTCCATCGGCGCTTTCCACGCCGCGGCCATGGTGTGCCGCTTCCCCGACGTGTTCGAGAAGGCGCTCGCGATGAGCGGCACGTACGGGATCATGAAGTGGATGGAGCGCGACCACCCGACCGACTACTTCTTCGTCTCGTCGCCCCTCCACTTCGTGCCCACGCTCGCCGGGCGCCACCTCGACGTGCTCCGTACGCGCTACGTGCACATCGCCACCGGCGAAGGCAAATGGGAGGACATCGGCGAGAGCTTCTGGCTCGCCAAGGTGCTCGGTGAAAAGGGCATTCCGAATTACGTGGAGTCGTGGGGCCCGGACTGGCACCACGACTGGGTGACGTGGCGCGCCATGATGCCGAAGATCCTCGGCAAGTGGACCGAATGAGGGGAGCTCCGATGGAGAACGAGGCGCGCAAAGAAGACACCCGCGAGCACAAGTCGATCTCCGGAGATCTCTCGGGCGACCAGCGGCGCAGGTACATGCGTCAGGTGCTCCGCGACCTCCGGGGGCTCGAGCGGATGCTGTCGGGCGGTATGTTCGAGCGCGGCGTGTCACGCATCGGCGCCGAGCAGGAGATGTTCCTCGTCGACGCGACCTTCGGGTGTGCCCCCATGGCCCTCGAGACGCTCGTGCGGCTCGCCGATCCCGCGCACTACACGACCGAGCTCGGGCGCTTCAACCTCGAGCTGAACGCCGACCCTCAGCCCCTCGCGGGCAAGGGGCTCGCGCAGCTCGAGCGGCAGCTCGGCGACCTCTACGGCAACATCCAGAAGCGCTGCGCCGAGATCGGCATTCAGCCGGTCATGGTGGGCATTTTGCCCACGATCGAGCA
The DNA window shown above is from Myxococcales bacterium and carries:
- a CDS encoding glycogen synthase; the encoded protein is MKVLFVASEVAPFAKSGGLGDVSAALPRALRGRGHDVRVVMPLYPRVLEKAKELELVVREAKVRLAGAEVPFSVLTCALPGTDVPVYFVRCPRFFGRASIYTQDADEHLRFGLLSHAALVIAQRLGFSPDVVHANDWQTALLPLLTKTSYAWDRLFSASKSVLTIHNIGHQGTFGAGTVGELGLGAVTHHLHQDRLRDGHVNFLLTGIQYANAITTVSPSYAREIQTPEHGVGLDPFLRDRKDVLFGILNGIDEGEWSPETDPHLPVRYSADALEGKEACKRELLRSARLPYAEHVPVFGIVSRLVWQKGFDLCFGVLPRLLDRGRAQLLVLGTGEPKYESFFSELGRKYPKQVVHRAGFSEPLAHLVEAGSDFFLMPSRYEPCGLNQMYSLRYGTPPIVHKTGGLADTVSHHEPGSHRGTGFVFDHFDDAGLAFALGRALAAWGSGHGADRVAMQTLRRRGMALRFGWDERVGGYEAVYRKVAPHGAL
- a CDS encoding ATP-grasp domain-containing protein — translated: MDIVFLEPCFPLNQREFVRALHAVGARVIGIGERPKSSLDGELRHWLSHYEQVGNITSEAEVERAVRFVQSKVKVARLEAVVEAHVMTAAKVREKCGIPGTSARTTFLCRDKPSMKEVLTRAGVPCAQSLGSGDPAEIRDFVRKIGTPVVLKPRDGAGASGTVKVERLEDLDAAMAQVGVGAGANVAVEEFIEGHEAFYDTLTIDGRVVHDFACHYYPNVLHAMRTRWISPQFVATNRLDSAASYAEVKAMGQKVITALGIETSATHMEWFFGPKGLKFSEIGCRPPGVRAWDLYAASNDIDIYREWAMCIVHGKPSQRLSRRRAAGIIALRPDRDGVIRGYEGLDEVKRALAGHFLDMHLPPEGTPTQPVEAGYMANAWVRLVAEDYDELRGMLDYVGRTLKVRGG
- a CDS encoding enterochelin esterase, whose product is MSHSAIRTLLEGHVDGKKVDEFLAKHTFPLVEGRSATVVWRGEAEGVSLRHWIFGLESSNALARVPNTDLWHLTLELPPRSRVEYKLEIHHRGGSQWIEDPRNPNRAKDPFGANSVMQGEGYETPAFITPDPDARPGHLEPFKFKSRALGGFRSGHIYLPARFRKSRRYPLLVVHDGSDYLNYTGMKAILDNLIHNLEIPDVIVAFTDSPDRLREYANDETHAKFVTEELLTDLTRRLPLLDKPQARCLMGASFGAVAAFSTAYRYPDVWGRLLLQSGSFAFTDIGKQNRRGPLFDKVVEFMNTYRETPTAVSERVFVSCGVYESLIYENRSLVPMLDATGMQVKFVESRDGHNWENWRDRLREGLSWLFPGPLMFIYE